The following proteins are co-located in the Pseudomonadota bacterium genome:
- a CDS encoding type II toxin-antitoxin system Phd/YefM family antitoxin produces the protein MGSFSPIDLNEIHSLTDFVRHTKEHARRLKKTGRPSVLTVNGQAELVVQDARSYQRMLDLVAEAEHFRLLGRSLTQMEAGQVHDFEKTAAALRAEYFGKPAPGKRRQ, from the coding sequence ATGGGCAGTTTCTCTCCAATTGATCTGAACGAAATCCATTCGCTGACGGATTTTGTGCGTCACACGAAGGAGCACGCGCGACGGCTGAAAAAGACAGGCAGGCCGTCTGTCCTGACGGTCAATGGCCAGGCCGAGCTGGTGGTGCAGGACGCCCGATCGTACCAACGCATGCTCGATCTGGTGGCCGAGGCGGAACACTTCCGCCTTCTCGGCCGCAGTCTGACCCAGATGGAAGCAGGTCAGGTCCACGACTTTGAGAAAACAGCGGCAGCACTCAGGGCTGAATATTTCGGAAAACCGGCACCCGGAAAACGCAGGCAATGA
- a CDS encoding type II toxin-antitoxin system RelE/ParE family toxin, translating into MTYKIILTDQARSDLSEIFAWIARENSERGENFVGEFLDKIRSLKAMPERCPLALEAAYHPHELRHLVYRSYRIVFALSKKRVVILRIVHGSRIHQ; encoded by the coding sequence ATGACGTACAAAATCATTCTGACAGACCAGGCGCGCTCTGATCTGTCAGAAATATTCGCCTGGATTGCCAGGGAGAACTCCGAACGGGGCGAAAACTTTGTGGGTGAATTTCTTGATAAAATCAGATCGCTGAAGGCCATGCCGGAACGGTGTCCTCTGGCGCTGGAAGCTGCTTATCATCCCCATGAACTGCGGCATCTGGTTTACCGATCGTACCGGATTGTTTTCGCTCTGTCGAAAAAACGCGTTGTGATCCTGCGCATCGTTCACGGCTCCCGCATTCATCAATAA
- a CDS encoding leucyl aminopeptidase gives MKTGFSDLSLPVSGTVAVFVQKDSRLTVLAEKLDKATKGALTRAMKASRFTGKREETLSILAPAGVKVRRILLVGTGDPSRFGENDAQAVGAAVFAALAKSGETEVTVLVDGAWKGISGDAAAAHMACGAMLRSYRFDRYRTTEKPEQKPALKTLTFGTKNPAAAKKVWTDLEAVVRGVFLTRDMVSEPPNILYPETMMEQCRRLAALGVKVDVLDEKRMKKLGMGALLGVAQGSVNPPFLVTMHYNGHPGAKDKRPVALVGKGVTFDTGGISIKPADGMWDMKYDMAGAGAVIGAIHALAARKAKVNVVGAVGLVENMPSGTAQRPGDIVTTMSGQTVEVLNTDAEGRLVLADVLWYTQGIFKPRAVVDLATLTGAIAIALGREYAGLFSNDDTLSRQLTTAGEAVDEKLWRMPMGEAYDRDIDGEAGDIRNMGQGREAGSITAAQFLKRFIHKGIPWAHLDIAAVAWAKKDRPVVPKGASGFGVRLLERFVADNFES, from the coding sequence ATGAAGACCGGCTTTTCTGACCTTTCTCTTCCCGTTTCCGGAACCGTGGCTGTTTTTGTGCAGAAGGACAGCAGGCTGACCGTCCTGGCCGAAAAGCTGGACAAGGCGACGAAAGGGGCGCTGACCCGGGCCATGAAGGCCAGCCGCTTTACAGGAAAAAGGGAAGAAACCCTGTCCATCCTGGCGCCGGCGGGGGTGAAGGTCCGCAGGATCCTCCTGGTCGGGACCGGTGATCCTTCCCGGTTTGGTGAAAATGATGCCCAGGCTGTGGGTGCGGCTGTTTTTGCGGCCCTGGCGAAATCGGGCGAGACAGAGGTGACAGTTCTGGTGGACGGTGCATGGAAGGGGATCAGTGGCGATGCGGCAGCGGCCCATATGGCCTGCGGAGCCATGCTGCGCTCGTACCGCTTTGACAGATACAGGACTACGGAAAAACCTGAACAGAAACCGGCCCTGAAAACCCTGACCTTCGGTACGAAAAATCCGGCAGCGGCAAAAAAGGTCTGGACGGACCTGGAGGCGGTGGTCCGGGGTGTGTTCCTGACCCGCGACATGGTGTCCGAGCCACCCAATATTCTTTATCCCGAAACCATGATGGAGCAGTGCCGCAGGCTGGCGGCGCTGGGGGTGAAGGTCGACGTCCTTGATGAAAAAAGAATGAAAAAGCTGGGCATGGGGGCTCTGCTGGGCGTGGCGCAGGGCAGCGTAAATCCGCCTTTTCTGGTGACCATGCACTATAACGGTCATCCGGGAGCAAAGGACAAACGCCCCGTGGCCCTGGTGGGCAAGGGCGTGACTTTTGACACCGGCGGCATTTCCATCAAGCCCGCCGACGGTATGTGGGACATGAAGTACGACATGGCCGGGGCCGGAGCGGTCATTGGCGCAATCCATGCGCTGGCCGCCCGCAAGGCGAAGGTCAATGTGGTCGGCGCTGTGGGCCTGGTGGAGAACATGCCTTCCGGTACCGCGCAGCGTCCCGGTGACATTGTCACCACCATGTCGGGACAGACGGTAGAGGTATTGAACACGGATGCGGAGGGGCGCCTGGTCCTGGCGGATGTGTTGTGGTACACGCAGGGGATTTTCAAACCCCGCGCGGTTGTTGATCTGGCCACCCTGACCGGCGCCATCGCCATTGCGCTGGGGCGGGAATACGCCGGCCTGTTTTCCAATGACGATACCCTGTCGCGCCAGCTGACCACAGCGGGAGAGGCAGTGGACGAAAAGCTTTGGCGCATGCCCATGGGCGAGGCCTATGACCGGGATATCGATGGCGAGGCCGGGGATATCCGCAACATGGGCCAGGGTCGCGAGGCCGGCAGTATCACGGCGGCCCAGTTCCTGAAACGCTTTATCCACAAGGGCATTCCCTGGGCCCATCTGGACATTGCCGCTGTAGCCTGGGCGAAAAAGGACCGGCCTGTGGTGCCAAAGGGCGCCTCGGGCTTCGGGGTTCGCCTGCTGGAGCGCTTTGTGGCTGATAACTTCGAGAGCTGA
- the lptG gene encoding LPS export ABC transporter permease LptG codes for MHLFPTLSAYIARHFLASFLAFLGIVAGLIWILDTIELLRRAADKPGATLGIVLKMGLYKLPETGQIVLPFIVLFAAMFALWRLTRSHELVVARASGVSAWQFLLPMLAVALLMGLVTTTVINPAAATLVSRYEHMENRYLKGRVSSLNVSKYGLWLRQPYADGHALIHAENMDLHALTLNHVMVLFFRGEDTYAGRLDAPAATLQDGLWKLQDVLVNIPGRTPEHRQAYSLPTVFTLDRIQESFAPPATLSFWELPRFIGIIENTGLSSLRHRMHFHSLLAQPLLFCAMVLLAAIFTPHSTRRGGVLSMIIGGIVAGFALYMIRNIASAFGSAGSVPPFMAAWSPTVASLLLGTAALLQKEDG; via the coding sequence ATGCACCTTTTTCCCACGCTGTCGGCCTATATCGCCCGGCATTTCCTGGCCTCTTTCCTGGCCTTTCTGGGTATTGTGGCCGGACTGATCTGGATCCTGGACACAATCGAGCTTCTGCGCCGCGCCGCTGACAAGCCTGGCGCTACCCTGGGCATTGTCCTGAAAATGGGCCTGTACAAACTGCCGGAGACAGGACAGATCGTCCTGCCCTTCATCGTTCTGTTCGCCGCCATGTTCGCCCTGTGGCGCCTGACGCGCAGTCACGAGCTGGTCGTGGCGCGGGCCAGCGGGGTTTCCGCCTGGCAGTTCCTGCTGCCCATGCTGGCTGTGGCCCTGCTGATGGGCCTGGTGACAACTACTGTGATCAACCCGGCCGCGGCCACCCTCGTTTCCCGGTACGAACACATGGAGAACAGGTACCTGAAAGGCAGGGTCTCCAGCCTCAATGTCTCGAAGTATGGCCTGTGGCTGCGCCAGCCCTATGCCGACGGCCACGCCCTGATCCATGCGGAAAACATGGACCTGCACGCCCTGACCCTGAACCACGTGATGGTCCTGTTTTTCAGGGGAGAGGATACCTATGCAGGCCGGCTGGACGCCCCCGCGGCCACGCTGCAGGACGGCCTGTGGAAACTGCAGGATGTTCTGGTCAACATTCCCGGACGGACGCCGGAGCACAGACAGGCCTACAGCCTGCCCACTGTCTTTACCCTGGACCGCATCCAGGAAAGCTTTGCCCCCCCGGCCACCCTCTCCTTCTGGGAGCTGCCCCGGTTCATCGGGATTATCGAGAACACCGGCCTGTCCAGCCTGCGCCACCGCATGCATTTCCACTCCCTGCTGGCCCAGCCCCTGCTGTTCTGCGCCATGGTCCTGCTGGCAGCCATCTTTACGCCGCACAGCACCCGCCGGGGCGGCGTCCTGTCAATGATCATCGGAGGTATTGTCGCAGGCTTTGCCCTGTATATGATCCGGAACATCGCCTCGGCCTTCGGGTCGGCAGGCAGCGTTCCGCCCTTCATGGCCGCCTGGTCCCCCACCGTAGCCAGCCTGCTTCTGGGTACAGCGGCCCTGCTGCAGAAGGAAGACGGGTAG
- a CDS encoding tRNA-binding protein, with amino-acid sequence MNKSIITYDDFLKADIRVGTVIAADAFPQVRKPAYVLQIDFGPEIGVKKTSAQITVHYTPESLIGKQVCAVINFPPKQIGPIQSEVLVLGFTDSNGAVVLVNPDQAVPDGQRLH; translated from the coding sequence ATCAATAAATCCATAATCACTTATGACGACTTTCTGAAAGCAGACATCCGGGTCGGGACCGTCATCGCGGCGGACGCTTTTCCGCAGGTGCGCAAACCGGCGTATGTCCTGCAGATCGATTTTGGGCCAGAGATCGGCGTGAAGAAAACATCGGCACAGATCACCGTTCACTACACGCCCGAAAGCCTGATCGGAAAGCAGGTCTGCGCCGTGATCAACTTTCCTCCCAAACAGATCGGCCCCATCCAGTCCGAAGTTCTGGTACTGGGCTTTACGGATTCAAACGGCGCTGTTGTTCTTGTCAATCCAGATCAGGCGGTTCCTGATGGACAGAGGCTGCATTGA
- the lptF gene encoding LPS export ABC transporter permease LptF, giving the protein MMRRTTRYILGQLAVSAAISCTVLCLMIWLSQILRFLDLVVDGGAPFSVFLQLATLALPSLLIVVIPVAVVTAVLFTYHRLGTENELVVMRAAGMSPMQLARPALTLGVLASAVLLVLSFQLAPAAQKELEKLRQLAQNKLASVLLRPGVFNDAGNKLTVYAREKDDSGQLRGILINDSRNPEKPVTIIAEKGVFLDDGHGARVLVFNGNRQEMDKTRDRLSELFFEQYTISLKAIRPEYASHLSKPDERSIGELWTGMEDPASRTRLLSEFHSRLMRPMLPLAFAVMAVTVLLSGEINRRGHHGKILGVVAGVVLIQAASLTLTRLAGQMPLMAVALHASVWAPVLAGLWILGAGNRTPLRAAGK; this is encoded by the coding sequence ATGATGCGCAGGACAACACGCTATATCCTCGGACAGCTGGCAGTTTCGGCTGCAATTTCCTGTACTGTCCTGTGCCTGATGATCTGGCTGTCCCAGATCCTGCGCTTCCTGGATCTGGTAGTTGACGGGGGCGCCCCGTTTTCCGTTTTCCTGCAGCTGGCCACCCTGGCTCTTCCATCCCTCCTCATTGTTGTCATTCCTGTTGCCGTGGTGACGGCAGTGCTGTTCACCTATCACCGCTTGGGGACCGAGAACGAACTTGTAGTCATGCGCGCCGCCGGCATGAGCCCCATGCAGCTGGCCCGGCCAGCCCTGACACTGGGGGTTCTGGCCAGCGCTGTCCTCCTGGTCCTGAGTTTCCAGCTGGCCCCTGCCGCCCAGAAGGAGCTTGAGAAACTGCGCCAGCTGGCCCAGAACAAACTGGCCTCTGTCCTGCTGCGTCCGGGGGTGTTCAACGATGCGGGAAACAAGCTGACTGTCTATGCACGGGAAAAGGATGACAGCGGACAGCTGCGCGGCATTCTTATCAATGACTCCCGCAATCCTGAAAAACCCGTTACAATCATTGCCGAAAAAGGCGTGTTTCTGGATGATGGACACGGCGCCCGGGTCCTGGTCTTCAACGGCAACAGACAGGAAATGGACAAGACCCGCGACCGCCTTTCCGAACTGTTTTTCGAACAGTACACCATTTCCCTCAAGGCCATCAGACCGGAATACGCTTCCCACCTGTCAAAACCTGACGAGCGTTCCATAGGCGAGCTGTGGACCGGCATGGAGGATCCGGCCAGCAGGACCAGGCTCCTGTCCGAATTCCACTCCCGCCTGATGCGGCCCATGCTTCCGCTGGCCTTTGCCGTCATGGCGGTGACGGTTTTGCTGTCCGGAGAAATAAACCGGCGGGGCCATCATGGAAAGATTCTGGGGGTTGTTGCCGGGGTTGTCCTGATCCAGGCGGCGTCCCTGACCCTGACCCGGCTGGCCGGGCAGATGCCGCTGATGGCTGTTGCCCTGCACGCTTCTGTGTGGGCTCCTGTCCTTGCCGGACTGTGGATCCTGGGTGCAGGAAACCGGACCCCCCTTCGCGCTGCAGGGAAATAG
- a CDS encoding DNA polymerase III subunit chi translates to MTEIRFYHLQKSPLEQALPRLLQKILEKGMKAVVLCGPEERVESLNQALWTYSPPSFLPHGSAADGFAADQPVWLTAREENPNGATVLVVADGTRPQKADAWDLCCMVFDGNDEAAVAGARDQWKAWKDSGHTLSYWQQTDSGWQQI, encoded by the coding sequence TTGACCGAAATCCGTTTCTATCATCTGCAGAAAAGCCCGCTGGAGCAGGCCTTGCCACGTCTTTTGCAGAAGATCCTGGAAAAGGGGATGAAGGCTGTTGTCCTGTGCGGGCCGGAGGAGCGGGTGGAATCCCTGAACCAGGCCCTGTGGACATACTCTCCGCCCTCGTTCCTCCCCCATGGTTCGGCCGCGGACGGGTTTGCTGCAGACCAGCCGGTGTGGCTGACCGCGCGGGAGGAGAACCCGAACGGTGCCACGGTCCTGGTGGTGGCTGACGGAACCCGTCCGCAGAAGGCGGACGCCTGGGACCTGTGCTGCATGGTGTTCGATGGCAATGACGAGGCTGCGGTTGCCGGTGCGCGTGACCAGTGGAAGGCCTGGAAGGACAGCGGGCACACTCT